One Loxodonta africana isolate mLoxAfr1 chromosome 4, mLoxAfr1.hap2, whole genome shotgun sequence genomic region harbors:
- the LOC100670866 gene encoding tubulin alpha-1C chain: MRECISIHVGQAGVQIGNACWELYCLEHGIQPDGQMPSDKTIGGGDDSFNTFFSETGAGKHVPRAVFVDLEPTVIDEVRTGTYRQLFHPEQLITGKEDAANNYARGHYTIGKEIIDLVLDRIRKLADQCTGLQGFLVFHSFGGGTGSGFTSLLMERLSVDYGKKSKLEFSIYPAPQVSTAVVEPYNSILTTHTTLEHSDCAFMVDNEAIYDICRRNLDIERPTYTNLNRLISQIVSSITASLRFDGALNVDLTEFQTNLVPYPRIHFPLATYAPVISAEKAYHEQLTVAEITNACFEPANQMVKCDPRHGKYMACCLLYRGDVVPKDVNAAIATIKTKRSIQFVDWCPTGFKVGINYQPPTVVPGGDLAKVQRAVCMLSNTTAVAEAWARLDHKFDLMYAKRAFVHWYVGEGMEEGEFSEAREDMAALEKDYEEVGADSAEGEDEGEEY; this comes from the exons ATG CGTGAGTGCATCTCCATCCATGTTGGCCAGGCTGGTGTCCAGATTGGCAATGCCTGCTGGGAGCTCTACTGTCTGGAACACGGCATCCAGCCTGATGGCCAGATGCCAAGTGACAAGACCATTGGCGGGGGAGACGACTCCTTCAACACCTTCTTCAGTGAGACAGGCGCTGGCAAGCATGTGCCCAGGGCAGTGTTTGTAGACCTGGAACCCACGGTCATTG aTGAAGTTCGCACTGGCACCTACCGCCAGCTCTTCCATCCTGAACAGCTCATCACAGGCAAGGAAGATGCTGCCAATAACTATGCCCGTGGCCACTACACCATTGGCAAGGAGATCATTGACCTTGTCTTGGACAGAATTCGCAAGCTG GCCGATCAGTGCACAGGTCTTCAGGGCTTCTTGGTTTTCCACAGTTTCGGTGGGGGAACCGGTTCTGGGTTCACCTCTTTGCTGATGGAACGCCTCTCAGTTGATTAtggcaagaagtccaagctggagTTCTCTATTTACCCAGCCCCCCAGGTTTCCACAGCTGTAGTTGAGCCCTACAACTCCATCCTCACCACCCACACCACCCTGGAGCACTCAGATTGTGCCTTCATGGTAGACAATGAGGCCATCTATGACATCTGTCGCAGAAACCTTGATATTGAGCGCCCAACCTACACTAATCTTAACCGCCTTATTAGCCAGATTGTGTCCTCTATCACTGCTTCCCTCAGATTTGATGGTGCCCTGAATGTCGATCTGACAGAATTCCAGACCAACCTGGTGCCCTATCCCCGCATCCACTTCCCTCTGGCCACATATGCCCCTGTCATCTCTGCTGAGAAAGCCTACCATGAACAGCTTACTGTAGCAGAGATTACCAATGCTTGCTTTGAGCCAGCCAACCAGATGGTGAAATGTGACCCCCGCCATGGTAAATACATGGCTTGCTGCCTGTTGTACCGTGGTGATGTGGTTCCCAAAGATGTCAATGCTGCCATTGCCACCATCAAGACCAAGCGCAGCATCCAGTTTGTGGATTGGTGCCCCACTGGCTTCAAGGTTGGCATTAACTACCAGCCTCCCACTGTGGTGCCTGGTGGAGACCTGGCCAAGGTACAGCGAGCTGTGTGCATGCTGAGCAACACCACAGCCGTTGCTGAGGCCTGGGCTCGCCTGGACCACAAGTTTGACCTGATGTATGCCAAGCGTGCCTTTGTTCACTGGTACGTGGGTGAGGGGATGGAGGAAGGAGAGTTTTCTGAGGCCCGTGAGGACATGGCTGCCCTTGAGAAGGATTATGAGGAGGTTGGAGCAGATAGTGCTGAGGGAGAGGATGAGGGCGAAGAGTATTAA